GCGTTCCGTTGCCGTTCGCGTTGAAAACCGTGACAACCAAAACGGCGGCGGCGCTGTCGTTCATTATGTGCAACCCGATGGTCGCCTCTTTAGCGTGCGCGCTCGCAGCGTTATCGTGTCGGCTTGGGGCATGGCGGCCAAGCATATCGTGCCCGAGCTGCCTGCCGAACAATTCCGCGCGCTGGATCAGTATCGTTATTGTTCTGCCGTATATATCAACGTTTTGTTGCGCCACTGGCGGCCGATGGCCGAACTGGGTTTGTTCGATATGTTCTTGCCGGACGGCTATTGCACCTGGATGAATATTTCTGATCCGCTCCAGGTCGGCGATTACCGGCCTGAGTATCATCCGGACAAGCCCACCGTGTTGAGCATGTACAAATACCTTTATCAGCCCGGCTACGATCCCACCGAGCAAATGCAGCTTGCTCGTTTGGCATTGGAACATAAGCCGTTTGAAGATTTCGAGCGGGAGATTCGCATGGAGCTGAATCTCATGTTCGGCTCTTGGGGTTTTGATGCCGCGGATGACATCCTTGCCCTCACCGTCAATCGCTGGGGGCACGGCTATAATTTTTTTAAAGCGCCCACACCGTACGCCGGGCGCGCCCACCCACCTTATGAACGAGGCCGGCGCAAGCTTGGCCGCATCTCCTTTGCCGGCGCAGATGCGGCAGGCAATCCCTGGAGCCAAAGTGCCATGCAACAGGGCTGGCGTGCAGCACAGGAACAATTGGAATACGCTTGAAAAGCTGGACAGCGAGATTTTACCTTCCCCCTTGTGAGTTTCGCAAAGATCAACTAAATTCGCAGCAAATCTAGTCACTGCCGGTTTGGTGTAACGCTTTGTCATCATGTCTTACTTCGACGATCGACCCAATCACTTCCGCCTGCTTATCGGGCTATTTGCGGCGTATCTTTTCGTGCTCGCCGCCATGAACTTTTCGCGCAATGCGAGTTGGGCCACCGATGAGAATCTGTTTCGTACCTCCCCCTCAAATTTGTATGTGACCAAAAGTTTTCCCGCCGAATTGCTCCGGTTCACGATTAAAAAAAATCCGGCCCTTTCGCCTCCGAGTTCCAGCGACTCGGTTCGCCTCGGCGAATTCCTGGTCGAGATTGACGACCAGGAGATTGGCACAGCAGCAGAATTGCAAGACGCGCTGTATGCACGTGAGCCCGATGCCATCATCACGCTAACGAGCTGGCATCCTGCAACAAATGCCACCCGAACCTTTCGGCTGGCGCGCGCCGCATTGCCGGATAGTTTCTTTCGCGAGCTGCCACCGTCCATTTATATCACGGACGTTGCGCCCGGCGGCGCTTCCGATCGCGCCGGCATGCAAGTCGGCGACGTGATCGTGCGGATCAACCGCCAGGGCTTTCGCGATGCCACAGATGCCGATCGCATCATGCGCCGCGCCGGCGGCGGCAGCACGATTGCCTACGACCTGATACGCGGCCCTCGCAACCTCACCTTACATGTGACGCTTGCCAAGCTGGGTATCAATCTCGGCATGGTTATGAGTTTACTCACGGGCTTGTCGTTTTTGGGACTGGGGACATTCATTGCTATGTATCGCCCGCGCATTCACGCAGCGCGGTTGCTTGGTCTCATGTTTGTGTCCTTTTCATTTCCATTGTTGTTGATTTATCAGCGCGGCTCGAACGCCTCCGAGTATACTCATCTTTTTTTCTTCATGATGATTTTGAGCATTCTTCTCGGCGTCACAACCGCCTTTCATAGCGGGTTCTATTTCCCCAAAATGCGCCCCGAGCTGATGCAAAAGCCGTGGCTTTATCGCGCGCCCTATTTGATGGCCGCCCTTAGCTTTCTTTTGATTACAGGCGCGGGCTTTTCCAACCTGGCGATGATGCGCCTATTCTTCCTCTCCGCCATTGCGCTGTTACTTTTCTATTATATCGGTTTTCATCTCGTTTATCGCAAACAACGCAGCGCGGAGTACAAATTTCTAAGCCGCAGATTGAGCGTGATTTGCTGGCTTGCCGGCTTGGCCGCACTGGCCATCGTGCTTCTGGGGTTTGGCCGGGCAAATGAATCGCTCTTGGGGTTTGCCAGCTTGCCCTTTTTGATGATCCCGGCGGGCTATCTTTACGTGATCAATCGTCATCGTTTACTCGACATGAGTTTGCGGGTGCGGCGCAACAGACAATACGAGATTGTTGCTGCAGTCTGGATTGTTTTCCTGTTGGCGCTGGCAGTGGCCTCTCTGGTGTTCTTGACAAAACTTTCACTCCATTTGCCGGACATTCGTTTTACCGGCAGTTACCTGGAAATCACAGATACGCCGATGGCGCCGGAGCGCCGCGAGTTCATCGAAAAATTTGTTTTGATGATGTTGGCGATGGCGGTGATTTTTGTTTTCCAGCGCATTTGGCGTGCGGGCCAGGCCTGGATTGCGCGCAAATTTCATCGTGAAAGCTATAACTACAGTGTTGCCACCAGCGAGCTGGCCGAAGTGATGGCGACGAAATTGAACATGGTCGATCTTGCCCGCGGCATCGTCCAGAAGCTTTCAACACTCATGCATCTCGAACGCGTTGGCGTCATGTTTTTTCAAAACCAAAATACCTGTTGTTGTCATGAAGCCTATGGTTTTGACGGCCGCCGGTGGGAAGAGTTCTGCCTGGCAGCCGATCAAAAAATCGTGAATATCCTGGACAAGTTTCGCAGCGAATCGCGCTTTAGCGTCGATTATCTTCCCGAGGACGTCAAATCCCTCTTTTTTAATCACGGCTTCCGGCATCTCGTGCCGATTCGATTCAAGGAAAAACTTGTCGGCACGATGTTGCTGGGAGAGAAGCTTTCCGAAGCTGCTTACACGCACGAAGATTTTGCCATTCTCACGGCCATCGCCAAGCAAGCCTCGGTGGCGGTTGAGAATGCATTTTTATATGAAGAACTGGCCGAGCAGGAACGCCTGAAGCATGAGCTTGCCATTGCGCGGCGCATTCAAATGGCTTCGCTGCCGCAAAATACGCCAAAGGTTGAAGGGTTGGAGATTGCCGGCATCTCAATTCCCGCGCTCGAAGTCGGAGGCGATTATTTTGATTATCTCAACGGCGTTCCGAATAGGATTACGATAATCGTGGGGGATGTGAGCGGTAAAGGCACCTCGGCGGCGCTTTACATGTCCAAAGTGCAGGGCATTCTGCGCTCACTGCATGATTTTGGTTTGTCGCCGCGCCAGTTGTTTATCCGGGCAAATCATTTGTTGCGCCAGGCGCTGGAACGCAAATCGTTTGTGACCTCCATCGGCGGCGACTTTAACACGACGTCACGCCAACTGGCATTGGCGCGCGCCGGCCACTTGCCGTTGTTTTATTATCATGCCCGGCGTGCACACGTTGAGAAGATTACGCCGAAAGGCCTTGGGCTGGGATTGGACGATGATGGCATCTTTGCCTCGGAGTTGGAGGAACGCATCATCGCCTACGAACCCGGAGACGTTTTCTTGTTTGTTACCGACGGCGTCACGGAAGCGCATAACGGTAACGGCGCCGAATTTGGTGAGGATCAGCTCGCGGAAGTTCTAGCGCAAAACGTTCACAATCATGCCGAACAGATTCGCGATAAAGTCATTTCCGCCCTCAAACATTTTGCGAATAACATTGAGCAACACGACGATCAGACCATCGTGGTGGTGAAGGCGACGCACTAACGCAATGTTATGGTGAATCCGCCGGAGTTTCAAAACGTGTGAGGTAAGCGCGCCGTGTTTTCAGCGCCGTTTCAAATTGACGGGAGCCGCCTGTAGTACATTAATCCGATTCATTTCTCTCTCATGCCTTCGCAGACTCTTCCCCGCTGTTTTTGTGCATAATCATACACGGCGCCGGAACTAGATAATACCCATTTTTATTGGCTTCTTTTTAGAATCCGCTTGACATCGAATGCCGTTGATTGTATCATTCCGCCGCTGCAATTTCATCTTGCCTAAATGTGGTTGCGATGATCTCGCAACAATGAAGCGCGAAATTCTTATCACCTGTGATTACTTTTCAATTCTCTTCACATGCCAACCAGACAAGTTGTGACACTGCGCGTGAACGGTTCGAGCCATGAGGTCGCGATCCGTCCGCATGACGTGCTGCTTGACGTGATTCGAGAGAATTTGAACCTCACCGGCACCAAGCGCGGCTGTGACATGGGCACCTGCGGCTGCTGTACGGTTCACCTCGATGGCCGCGCGCGGCTTTCCTGCCTGACGCCGGCGCTGGAGGCCGTCGGCCATGACATCACCACGATCGAAGGTTTGAAATGCAACGGGCTGCTCGATCCGCTGCAACGCGCTTTTGCCGAGAACGGTGGTTCGCAATGCGGCTTCTGCACACCCGGCTTTATTATGACCGCAAAGGCCTTTCTCAATGAACATCCCCATCCCACACGAGACGACATCAAAGAAGCGATTTCCGGCAATCTTTGCCGCTGCACGGGATATATAAAAATTGTAGACGCCATCGCGGAAGTCGCACAAGAGGGCGTTCTGCCGTAAAAAATCAATCATCAACCGCTTCAAAACATTTACTGAGCTTCTTGACTGAATTCGCGGAGCATAACCGATGTCCAACACAATCGGCAAGCCCATTGCCCTGATTGACGGTTTGAAGAAAACCACAGGCGAGGGCATTTATACCGACGACCTCAAATTGCCGAACATGCTCGTCGGCAAAATTTTGCGCAGCCCGCATGCGCATGCGCGCATTGTAAAAATTGACGCGAGCAAAGCAGAAGCCCTGCCCGGCGTGCATGCAGTTTTAACGGGCAAAGAAGCGCCGCATACGTTCGGTGTTTTGCCGATCAGCGAGGACGAGACCGCGCTTGCCGTTGACAAAGTCATTTTCATCGGCGACAATGTCGCTGCTGTTGCCGCAGATGATGAAGAAACCGCGCTGCACGCGCTGAAACTCATTGAAGTCGAATACGAAGAATTGCCGGTCTATCGCAAATTCGAAGACAGTGTGAAACCGGCGGCAGAGCCGATTCACCAAAACAGCGTGAACGGCACGAATATTCACAAAGAAGTGAAGCAGGCTTTTGGTGAGGTGGATGCTGCCCGCAGCCGCAGCGCTTATGTCAAAGAAGCGGAATATGATTTCATCGGCGTGACGCACGGCTTCACCGAGCCACATTGCGTGATTGCCTCTTACGACGCGGATGATCGCATGACCGTGTGGTCGGCGCAACAGGTTCCGCACTATCTGCATCGCGCCCTGGCGAAAGTGTTGGAGATGCCGATGCACCGCATTCGCGTCATTCGGCCAATGGTGGGCGGCGCGTTTGGCGGCAAGAGCGACCCATTTCCGCACGAGATGATTGCCGCGTTGCTCTCGCGCAAATGCCGGCGTCCGGTGAAGATTCTGTTCGATCGCGAAGAAGTTTTTCTCAGCAATCACGGCCGGCATCCCACCCACACCGAAATCGCGATGGGGTTGGATGAGCAGGGCAAAATTTCATTTCTCGATTTGCACGCGCAAATCGACGGCGGCGCGTGGGGCAGCTTCGGCGTGGTGACAACGTATTACAACGGGGTGCTCAACATGGGGCCGTATGCCATCGAAAATTTTCGCTATCACGGCCAACGAGCCTATACCAACAAAACGCCTTGCGGCGCCATGCGCGGCCACGGCGCGGTCAACAGCCGCTTTGCGCTGGAAACACTGCTCGATGAATTATGCGAGGCCGCGAAGCTCGATCCCTGCGAGGTTCGTTTGAACAACCTGCTGCCTTCAAATTGCACCACGGTGAATGGCTTTCGCATCACCAGCAACGGCACGCGCGAATGCATTGAACGCAGCCGCACAGCCTCAGAATGGGACAGGAAATTCCGCAAATTGCCGTTTGGCCGCGGCATCGGCGTGGCGTGCGGATTTTATATCAGCGGCAGCGCGCACCGCATTCACTTCAACGATTTGCCGCAATCAACCGTCCATATCAAAATCGACATGGATGGCGGCATCACAGTGCATTGCATGGCCGCCGAAATCGGGCAGGGCAGCGACACCATGCTGGCGCAATGCGTGGCCGAGCCGCTCGGTGTGAAGCTCGATCGGTTGCGCATTTTTTCGAGCGACTCTGACGCCGATCCCATTGATCTTGGTTCTTATTCCAGCCGGGTGACGTTCATGGCCGGCAATGCGGCGCGCGAAGCCGCTCTAAAAATTCGCGAGAAGCTGGTGCATGCGGCGCAAGATATCACGGGCTATGCGGCGGAAGGTTTTGTTCTCGAGAATGAAGAAATCATTTACACGCGCGATCCGCGTGTGCGTGTGACGTTCATGCAAGCGCTGGAAAAGGCGCTGGCAAATAACGGCGCATTGATTGCGAAGGGCAAATACATGGGCCCGCCGCCGGTCGGCGGCAAATTCAAAGGCGCGCGCGCGGGACTTTCACCGTCCTACAGTTTTCAATGTTACATTGCCGAAGTTTCCGTTGATACCGAAACCTTTGAGCCGCGCGTGGAAAAAGTTTGGGCGGCGCATGATTGCGGCAAGGCCTTGAACCCGCTGGCGGTGCAAGGCCAGATCGAAGGCTGCATTCACATGGGACTCGGGCAGGCGATGATGGAAGAGATGGTTTATAATCGTGGCAATGTGTTGAGCGCGAATTTTCTCGATTATCGCACACTCACGCCCATGCAGATGCCGGAGGTCGACGTGATCATTGTGGAGAGTGATGACCCCGAAGGTCCCTGGGGCGCGAAAGAAGCAGGTGAAGGCCCGCTGCTGCCGATTTTGCCGGCGGTCGCCAATGCGATTTACGATGCCGTGGGCGTGCGCCTGCGCAGCTTGCCGATGACGGCAGATAAGATTTGGAAAGCGATGCAAGACAAGACGAAGATCGCCAAACGGCGAACCCGTGCCATCGTTGTTTGATGCAAACGCGATGGACTTTGTATCGCTTGCGAATGCGCAACCATTCGTGTGGTTTTTAACCAGTCTTTGCATTCAAGTTTGGTAATTTTCTGCCACGGCTTGGCCGTGGCTTGACTGCAATAGAGGCCGTGGCCGAACCGATTAAGGTCGGCGATTCTGACAGTCACAATTCGCAAAGCGGCATCTTGCCGCAACCAGATGATCAACAGCAAAACCATTCTGGTCAAAACCATTTGATTTTGTTTTGATGGTTTTGTCCGTAACAGTTTTGCCTTGATTTCTTTACGTTAAGCAATACCATCTGAATCGTTTCGTTGACGATTCATTTCGATGCAGATGTCCAATAACGAAGAAGAATGATGATTCTTCCCGCATTTAAATATCATCAGCCCAAAACCGTGAATGAAGCGATCGCCCTGGCGCAAGCGTGCGACGGCGATTTTGATTTCATTTCCGGCGGCACGGATTTGCTGCCGAATTACAAAATGCGTTTGAATGCGCGCGGCAATGTCATCAGCCTGAGCGGCATCACTGAGTTGCAGGACATCAGCCCAACGCGCATCGGCGCGATGGCGCGTTTGCGTGAAGTGATCAACACTCCCGCGCTGCAAACCTCCCTTCCGGTGATTCCGCATACCGCAAAACTCATCGCCACACCGCTGCTGCAAGAATCCGCCACGGTGGGCGGCAATATCATGCTCGATACGCGTTGTTACTACTTCAATCAGAGCTGGTTCTGGCGCGATTCCAAAAACTATTGTTTGAAGGCGGAAGGTCACGATTGTCTCGTCGTGCCGCAGCAATCAGTTTGCTATGCCACGTATTCCGGCGATTTGGCGCCGGTGTTTATGGTGCTGGGCGCAACTTTTGTTTTGGTCGGGCCCGACGGCAAGCGCGAAGTTCCGGCAGAAAAATTTTTTACACACGACGGCATCACACGCAATGTCAAACTGCCGGAAGAGATTTTGACAGATGTAATCATTCCAGCATCAGCGCAGACGCTGCGAGCGGATTACCTGAAATTGCGCGTGCGCGATGCCATGGATTTTCCCGTGCTCGGTGTCGCCGTGGCCCTCGAGTTGAACGAGAGAACGATTGTGCGCCTGCGCGCCGGGCTGACCGGCGTGGCAACGACGCCGCTGTTGTTCGATGAGGTGACCAACGGCGTCATCGGCGATCAACTCACCGAGAATCTGATTGAAGTCATTGCTGAGGAGATCATGAGCCGGGTGACGCCCTATCGCAACGTCGCGCTTTCCCCGCAATATCGCAAAGCGATGATCGCCGTCTACCTCAGGCGATTGCTGCAAAAACATTTGAACGGAGAGCCGGTGTCATGAGATTCGAACATGAAAATTTAGCAACCAAAGTCATGGACAAAAAACACGAAGCCTCTCGTGTGCCGGAGAAGGAGAACATCATCAGAGATCGCTTGCCGATGATGGTGGTGGAGTACCATGACGAGCGCTCCGGCGCAAACGCTTATTTGGTGATCGACATGCTGGTGAACGGTGTCGCGGGCGGCGGTTGCCGCATGAAAAAAGGCGTGACGCCGGAGGAAATGATCAAGCTGGCGCAAACCATGACGCGCAAGTTCACTCTCACCGAGCCGCCGATTGGCGGCGCCAAGCTCGGCATTGATTATGATCCGGCGCGGCCGGACAAGCTTGCGGTGATGCAGCGCGTGTTTGAATTCCTGCAAGCGTTCTTGTATAATTGCTATGTCACAGGCGCAGACTTGAACACGAACGAGACCGAGATCATTACCTGCACCAATGCCATTGGCCTGCCTTGTCCGCAATATGCGCTGGCAAAAAGATTGGGAAATGCCGAGCGCCGCATGCAACGCTTTTATGAAGGCATTAACTTGAAGTTGGATGAACGGGGCGCGATGGTGATGAACGCTGCTGCCACCGGCTACGGCATTTGCACCGCAGCCTTGCGCGCCGTGAGCGAACACAATCTCAAGGGTTGTTCGGTGGCGCTGCAAGGCTTTGGCAATGTCGGCGGCGGATTGGCGAAATTCCTTTGGGACCGCGGCGCGAAGATTCAGGCGCTCAGTGATCGTTTCGGAGCGATTTATTGTAAACAGGGACTGGATATTGATTTTTTGCTGGCGCGGCGCAATGAACGCGCCAAAGCCATTTTCCCGGAATTGCTGGCGGCCACGGATCGGCCTGCCGGATACGAATTGATTGCAGATCCTGAGATTATTTATGAGTTGGGCGATGATCTCTTTATTCCGGTTGCGGACAGCGGCGTCATTACTGAAAAGAATTACAAGCGCATCAAGGCAAAATATGTCGTGTGTGGCTCCAACGATCCCTTT
This genomic window from Cytophagia bacterium CHB2 contains:
- a CDS encoding FAD-dependent oxidoreductase, which codes for ALAIFKSIGIDLDRIPGFRDTDFKKRFNLSSGVFFDPRVYAGIAPTWRNKFYDIPYEEFFAGAPLSAEARRELIEFFTTRKHFLPETPDLEAALAEISWEKFIRERMGLGDHAVRFANMYATDLLGLGCDAVSALEAYHIGPGFFGMGGEGFYEAGGILRYGYAPQHRFPDGNHTVARHLLKAILPLAVPGPGTMEGIFNSRIDYAALDLPKNRVRVRLRSVAVRVENRDNQNGGGAVVHYVQPDGRLFSVRARSVIVSAWGMAAKHIVPELPAEQFRALDQYRYCSAVYINVLLRHWRPMAELGLFDMFLPDGYCTWMNISDPLQVGDYRPEYHPDKPTVLSMYKYLYQPGYDPTEQMQLARLALEHKPFEDFEREIRMELNLMFGSWGFDAADDILALTVNRWGHGYNFFKAPTPYAGRAHPPYERGRRKLGRISFAGADAAGNPWSQSAMQQGWRAAQEQLEYA
- a CDS encoding PDZ domain-containing protein; protein product: MSYFDDRPNHFRLLIGLFAAYLFVLAAMNFSRNASWATDENLFRTSPSNLYVTKSFPAELLRFTIKKNPALSPPSSSDSVRLGEFLVEIDDQEIGTAAELQDALYAREPDAIITLTSWHPATNATRTFRLARAALPDSFFRELPPSIYITDVAPGGASDRAGMQVGDVIVRINRQGFRDATDADRIMRRAGGGSTIAYDLIRGPRNLTLHVTLAKLGINLGMVMSLLTGLSFLGLGTFIAMYRPRIHAARLLGLMFVSFSFPLLLIYQRGSNASEYTHLFFFMMILSILLGVTTAFHSGFYFPKMRPELMQKPWLYRAPYLMAALSFLLITGAGFSNLAMMRLFFLSAIALLLFYYIGFHLVYRKQRSAEYKFLSRRLSVICWLAGLAALAIVLLGFGRANESLLGFASLPFLMIPAGYLYVINRHRLLDMSLRVRRNRQYEIVAAVWIVFLLALAVASLVFLTKLSLHLPDIRFTGSYLEITDTPMAPERREFIEKFVLMMLAMAVIFVFQRIWRAGQAWIARKFHRESYNYSVATSELAEVMATKLNMVDLARGIVQKLSTLMHLERVGVMFFQNQNTCCCHEAYGFDGRRWEEFCLAADQKIVNILDKFRSESRFSVDYLPEDVKSLFFNHGFRHLVPIRFKEKLVGTMLLGEKLSEAAYTHEDFAILTAIAKQASVAVENAFLYEELAEQERLKHELAIARRIQMASLPQNTPKVEGLEIAGISIPALEVGGDYFDYLNGVPNRITIIVGDVSGKGTSAALYMSKVQGILRSLHDFGLSPRQLFIRANHLLRQALERKSFVTSIGGDFNTTSRQLALARAGHLPLFYYHARRAHVEKITPKGLGLGLDDDGIFASELEERIIAYEPGDVFLFVTDGVTEAHNGNGAEFGEDQLAEVLAQNVHNHAEQIRDKVISALKHFANNIEQHDDQTIVVVKATH
- a CDS encoding (2Fe-2S)-binding protein, translated to MPTRQVVTLRVNGSSHEVAIRPHDVLLDVIRENLNLTGTKRGCDMGTCGCCTVHLDGRARLSCLTPALEAVGHDITTIEGLKCNGLLDPLQRAFAENGGSQCGFCTPGFIMTAKAFLNEHPHPTRDDIKEAISGNLCRCTGYIKIVDAIAEVAQEGVLP
- a CDS encoding Glu/Leu/Phe/Val dehydrogenase encodes the protein MRFEHENLATKVMDKKHEASRVPEKENIIRDRLPMMVVEYHDERSGANAYLVIDMLVNGVAGGGCRMKKGVTPEEMIKLAQTMTRKFTLTEPPIGGAKLGIDYDPARPDKLAVMQRVFEFLQAFLYNCYVTGADLNTNETEIITCTNAIGLPCPQYALAKRLGNAERRMQRFYEGINLKLDERGAMVMNAAATGYGICTAALRAVSEHNLKGCSVALQGFGNVGGGLAKFLWDRGAKIQALSDRFGAIYCKQGLDIDFLLARRNERAKAIFPELLAATDRPAGYELIADPEIIYELGDDLFIPVADSGVITEKNYKRIKAKYVVCGSNDPFAPASIEELLFESGKVVVPDFIANAGTAALYHTLICEEGPVTASGLLASVDRQIGAATDEALAKARAEKISPRRAAEIIAAEKINAYPAHYPTTISKRWV